Part of the Trichoderma asperellum chromosome 1, complete sequence genome is shown below.
CCCATGATGTTCTCAAGACCAGTGGCCACGTCGATAAATTTGCCGACTGGATGTGCAAAGACCCCAAGAACGGCGAGATTCTGCGAGCCGATCACTTTGTTGAGGCCATCCTCGAGGCTCGTCTCAAGGGCGACAAAGAGGCCCGTGGCCAAAAAatagaggagaaggaggtcgaccccaagaagaagaagaaggccaagactgccgccgccgtcaagcTGGACGATGCTGTTGTCCAGGAGTACGAGGAGGTGCTTGCCAAGATTGACAACTATGACGGCCCTGAACTCGGCGAGCTCATCAAGAAGTATGACCTCAAGAACCCCGAGACTGGTGTCCTTCCATCGGACCCCGTTGCCTTCAACCTGATGTTCCAGACATCCATTGGCCCCAGCAGCAACCTCGCTGGCTACCTCCGTCCCGAGACTGCCCAGGGACAGTTCCTCAACTTTGCCAAGCTCCTCGAATTCAACCAGTCCCAAATGCCCTTTGCCTCGGCCTCCATCGGAAAGTCATACAGAAACGAGATTTCGCCCCGTGCCGGTCTCTTGCGTGTGCGAGAGTTCCTGATGGCTGAGATTGAGCACTTTGTTGACCCTGAGGGTGGCAAGAAGCACAGCCGCTTCCACGAGGTCGAGAACGTCGAGATGGTTCTGCTGGATCGCCACGTCCAGCTCTCCGGAAAGACCCACACTCAAAAGATTACCATTGGCCAGGCCGTCAAGGACGGTGTTGTCGACAACGAGACTCTTGGATACTTCCTTGCTCGTATCCACCTCTTCCTGGAGAAGATTGGTGTTGATCAGTCCAAGATGCGATTCCGACAGCACATGGCCAACGAAATGGCCCACTATGCCACTGACTGCTGGGATGCAGAGCTGTTGACCTCAACTGGCTGGGTGGAGTGCGTCGGATGTGCTGATCGTAGCGCATACGACTTGTCAGTTCATGCCAAGAAGACTGGCGCTCCTCTGGTCGTCCGTGAGCGACTTGATGAGCCCAAGGTCATTGAGGAGTGGCAGGTCGatatccagaagaagaagtttggACCTCTGTTCAAGAAGGATGCCAAGACCGTAGAGACTGCCTTGGAGGCTACTTCACAAGAGCAGCGCGAGAAGCTGTCCAAGGAGCTGGCTGAGAATGGCAAGATTGTCCTGGACGTTGAGGGCATTGCCGGTGGCAAGGCTACCATCGACAAGGACTCTGTCGCTATTGAGTTCCGCAAGAGGGTGGAGAACACTCGTGAATACACTCCCAATGTTATCGAGCCATCTTTCGGTATCGGCCGTATTCTCTACTCTCTCATTGAGCACAACTTCTGGACCCGTGGCAGCGATGGCGGTGATGAAGCTCGTGGTGTAAGTCTTTTCTCTTACTGTGTTTACGTGAATTATTGCTGGAGTAAAGACTCACTAATGGATTCGCTTTGCAGGTTCTATCTTTCCCTCCCACTGTGGCCCCGACAAAGGTTCTCCTGGTTCCTCTGTCATCCAACCCGCAGTTCAAGCCTACCGTCAAGAAGCTGTCTCAGAAGCTGCGAAGCCTTGGCGTCTCCAGCCGCGTAGACGACTCATCCGCCAGTATCGGCAAGCGATACAGTCGAAACGACGAGCTCGGAACACCGCTCGGCATCACTGTCGACTTCCAGACCCTCCAGGACGGCACCATTACGCTGAGAGATCGTGATTCGACCACCCAGGTCCGAGCTGAGGAGGCTAAGATCCTGGAGGCCATCCAGTCGTTGGTTAATGGCAGCAAGACCTGGGCCCAGATTGAGTCTGAGCTTCCCAAATTCCAGGGACAGGAGGTTGATGTTCCCGTTCGATAGATGATAGAAAACTAAATCTAGATGCCGATTTTTTagcaaaaagagacaaagaatACAGGCATGTGGTTGGCCATTTTTGGAATGCTGAGACGGTTACTCCATTTGATGAAAAGTTGTGGGAAACACATAGAGCAAAGAGCTGGGTTATGTACGGATAGCCTGTTATAAGCGTccaagataaaaaagaatcaaagagaccaaaaaaaaaaaagaagtgttTAAATAGCATTGGATGTTCACAACACGCCCATCGTCATACAACACAATTGATGCACCTACCCTATAGAATCTACTTGCAGCTCCGAAAAGCGAAAAGCTAGGGTTGTATAATAGAGGCAGGGGCAAGTTGAATTCAAGCTGCGCTAGAGCCGCATGGCTTGACGTTGAATCCTTGTCGCTCCATTTCGTCAAGTCGATGAACCCTGCATGCGCAGGATTGACTTGACTTGCATAGAGTCTTCATAGGAGGGACCGTTTTCGCGCGCGCGTGCTCTTTTGCTTTGTACGCATATTAGGAAGTGATGTGGCACTCGTACTGCAGAtctgttttatttttcttggcagcctcatgAGCCTATTTCATGCGCATCCTTAACCtattttgtttgttttcttttttttttggcagccAGGATTGCAGCTGTTGTTGTACCAATAGCCTATCGCGTGGAGTCGAATGTCATCAAGCGGCGTGAAAAGGACTGCCCCTAGTGGATTAGTCTTGCGTTTTATCGACCGCCTTGGTTGGAAAA
Proteins encoded:
- the GRS1 gene encoding Glycine--tRNA ligase 1, mitochondrial (BUSCO:EOG092D1DJJ) gives rise to the protein MKPIRLLLPSPATLARLTFAPRVTRPAAAISRRNFSVSRKLCAFQPLKPQNPPKTGAMSSSATTLKGQPLDKVVLDAMLRRRMFYTPSFEIYGGVGGLYDYGPPGCALQANIIDLWRKHFVLEEDMLEVDCTALTPHDVLKTSGHVDKFADWMCKDPKNGEILRADHFVEAILEARLKGDKEARGQKIEEKEVDPKKKKKAKTAAAVKLDDAVVQEYEEVLAKIDNYDGPELGELIKKYDLKNPETGVLPSDPVAFNLMFQTSIGPSSNLAGYLRPETAQGQFLNFAKLLEFNQSQMPFASASIGKSYRNEISPRAGLLRVREFLMAEIEHFVDPEGGKKHSRFHEVENVEMVLLDRHVQLSGKTHTQKITIGQAVKDGVVDNETLGYFLARIHLFLEKIGVDQSKMRFRQHMANEMAHYATDCWDAELLTSTGWVECVGCADRSAYDLSVHAKKTGAPLVVRERLDEPKVIEEWQVDIQKKKFGPLFKKDAKTVETALEATSQEQREKLSKELAENGKIVLDVEGIAGGKATIDKDSVAIEFRKRVENTREYTPNVIEPSFGIGRILYSLIEHNFWTRGSDGGDEARGVLSFPPTVAPTKVLLVPLSSNPQFKPTVKKLSQKLRSLGVSSRVDDSSASIGKRYSRNDELGTPLGITVDFQTLQDGTITLRDRDSTTQVRAEEAKILEAIQSLVNGSKTWAQIESELPKFQGQEVDVPVR